Below is a window of Candidatus Hydrogenedentota bacterium DNA.
GGCGTTAATTCAGCAGGCAGTACGGCAGTGCCGTGCGCCTCAACGCGAGGCAGCGACTTCGAAAGTTCCGCGAGACTGGGACTCCAGCGCCACGAAACCACTGGCTTGAGGTCACCGCCTATCGAATCCACGCGAAGCGCCATGCAGACTCCTGCGCATACGATAATGTATCCGAGTGCGACCCATCGTTGTGTTTTCCATGGCAACCAGTACGTGATCGCCATCGTGACCACCACGCCGATCATGGCCGCGGGCAGCGCATACGCGAGGATGAGGACGCCGTGGGCCTTCTGAGCGAAGACCGGCAGAGATAGGAACGCCGCAGCCAATACTAGACCTAGCAAACGCTGCCGCACAGGTATTCGGCTGAACCCTAGCCACCAAAGCAGCAAGAGCGCGGCTGCCGATAGAGGGACAATTACGAGCGCAATAAAGCTCTGGATATTTGTCGAACCGTACTTCGAGAAACCGAAACTGACAAGTAAGTAGACTACGGTGATGACCACGGCCGGCCAAAGGCGCAGCTGAATTTCGCGGCTGGCCTGCTGCACGGAAGTTCCTTGATCATTAAGCGGAAGTTCATTCTGAGCCATGCATCCGATTCCTTCACACGTACGGAATTGCGCCAAGGGTTGACAGCAGCATAGCAAAAATCCCTGCACAAATGGGGTTGGAAAGTACTGCGGTGCGCCTGTACGACTGCCCTTGGTGCCTCGTCGGCAAGCGTCATGTACAATGCGTTCAACTTCCGGAGGTCGAACATGGAAATGGTGCTTCGTTTTGCCTTGGTAGCGCTAATAGCCTGTGCCAGCGTATGTGCGGAAGATGCTCAGCCCCAGAGTGAACCTGACGAGAGTGTGAACGTGAGCCCCTTACCTCTGCCGCCTCCCTCGACAAGCGTCGTCGTGCGTCGATTCGCGGAGAATCCGATCATTCGCCCGGACATGCTTGCGGGTGATGACGGAAAGAACATCAACGGTCCTTCGCTAATCCGCGTGCCCGAGTGGCTGCCGAATCCCTTGGGCAAGTACTACCTGTACTTCGCGCACCACGGAGGAAAGTACATTCGCTTGGCCTATTCCGACAATCTAGCCGGACCCTGGAAGGTCTATGAGCCGGGAACGCTTAAGCTCGAACAAGCCCCCGACGGGCAGAAGCACATCGCGTCTCCCGATGTGTTGGTGGACAACGAACGCAAAGAGCTTCGGATGTATTTTCATTGCCCCGCGAAATCGGTTAACGCTCAGATGACCTATCTGGCGCGTTCTAAAGACGGCATTCACTTCGCTGCCGACGGAATACCCCTCGGACTTTCCTATTTCCGCGTGTTTCAATGGGGTGAGTATTGGTATGCCATGGCCAAGCCCGGAACGCTATATCGATCGAAGGATGGCGCGACGACCTTTGAAATCGGCCCGAATCCATTCGACGGCGTCCCCGGCTGCAACGACGGCAGAACGCGCATTCGCCATGTCGCGCTCGACGTGCGGGGCGACACCATGGACGTCTATTGGACGAGTATCGGCGATAAGCCGGAGAGCATCCTTCGGGCTACTATCGACCTCAAGCCTGACTGGACGCAGTGGCGGGTCAGCGCGCCGGAACTTGTGCTCAAACCCGAACAGATCTACGAAGGCTTCGATCTTCCCGAACTGCCAAGCAAGGAAGGGAAGACCATGGAGCGCGTGCGCGGCGTTCGCGACCCGGGCATCTTCAAAGAAGACGGCCGCACGTACCTGCTCTATTCTGTTGCCGGCGAATCAGGTATCGGAATCGCCGAACTCATCAAGCGCGAGCCGTAGCTCGCAACGGCGGCACTTTAGCAACGGCTCAGAATCGCGTACGTCGCTTCCGCGTCGATATCCCCGTGCTCGCCAAGCACCGTGCCCCGGTTGGCGAACCGTTCGCGCGCTTTCGCGGCCGCCTCCGAAGCGTCTACGCCATAGTCCGCAAGCTTGGTCTTCATACCGATGCGATGGAAGAAGTCTTCGGTGGCCTTAATGGCGGCTTCCGGGTAGTCCACCCCAAAGACCTCTTTGCCGAACTGCTTCAGCTTCGCTTTCTTGTGCTCCAGCGCAAACCGCCACAGTTCCGGCAACACGATCGCCAAGGTCACGCCGTGATCCAAGCCATACAATGCAGTCAGTTCATGCCCGATCATGTGGGTCGCCCAATCTTGCACGGCGCCAACGGCCAGCAGTCCATTCAATCCGACTGTTGAGCACCAGAATAGGTTTGCGCGGACGTCGTAATCATCCGGATTCTCGATCACCTTGGGCGCTTCTTCGACAAGCGTCCGGATGACTCCCTCGGCTTGCCTATCCTGCAATGGAGTGTTCACATCGTAGGTCATGTATTGCTCCATGACATGCACGAACGTGTCTACGATGCCATTCACAACCTGCCGCTGAGGCAACGAGTAGGTAACCTGCGGATCGATGATGGAGAACTGCGGAAACACCTTTTCATCGGAGAAGTGATACTTTTCCTGCGTGGAGGCCCGCGTAATGACCGAATTGCAGTTCATTTCCGTTCCCGTCGCGGGAAGCGTAATCACGCAACCCAGCGGAACGGCCTCGGGAACACGGGGATCGTGACTCACAAGGAACTCCCACGGATCGCCCTTGGTCCACGGAATTGCCGCCGCGATGAACTTCGTGGCGTCTGCGACCGAGCCGCCACCCACGGCGAGCAAGAATCCAACCTTCTCCTTCCGAGCCAATTCGACCGCTTTCATGCAGGTCTCGTAGCGCGGGTTCGCCTCAATTCCTCCAA
It encodes the following:
- a CDS encoding iron-containing alcohol dehydrogenase, with amino-acid sequence MLNFTYFNPVRVVFGKDTIGELANLLPKEVNVMMTYGGGSIFKNGVYDQVKKALQGFAVVEFGGIEANPRYETCMKAVELARKEKVGFLLAVGGGSVADATKFIAAAIPWTKGDPWEFLVSHDPRVPEAVPLGCVITLPATGTEMNCNSVITRASTQEKYHFSDEKVFPQFSIIDPQVTYSLPQRQVVNGIVDTFVHVMEQYMTYDVNTPLQDRQAEGVIRTLVEEAPKVIENPDDYDVRANLFWCSTVGLNGLLAVGAVQDWATHMIGHELTALYGLDHGVTLAIVLPELWRFALEHKKAKLKQFGKEVFGVDYPEAAIKATEDFFHRIGMKTKLADYGVDASEAAAKARERFANRGTVLGEHGDIDAEATYAILSRC